In Deinococcus misasensis DSM 22328, a single window of DNA contains:
- a CDS encoding IS3 family transposase — protein sequence MARLLGVKVAAYLAWKRRPEAGRKTQDQQLKAEIRKIHQDSKSTYGAPRIKRELEKAGQQVSCQRITRLMKESGLKTRCKRKFRVTTRSKAGDPVAENVLDRQFVASHKDQKWITDLTFLPTHEGWLYLSVILDVFSRRVVGWAFGTTLETKLAISALQMAQETRKPAAGLLHHSDRGCQYPSQEYQRALQDMQATCSMSRKGNCWDNAAMESFLATLKMELGLDKAIGNREETCRIVFSWMMGWYNLRRTHSALGYLSPANFEAQHCG from the coding sequence ATGGCCCGCCTGCTGGGCGTCAAAGTTGCGGCATACCTGGCCTGGAAGAGACGTCCTGAAGCCGGCAGAAAAACACAAGACCAGCAGCTGAAGGCAGAAATCAGAAAGATTCACCAGGACAGCAAAAGCACGTATGGTGCACCCAGAATCAAACGGGAGCTAGAGAAGGCAGGCCAGCAGGTCAGCTGTCAGCGGATCACCCGTCTGATGAAAGAAAGTGGACTGAAAACGCGGTGTAAGCGGAAATTTCGCGTAACCACCCGCAGCAAAGCAGGGGATCCTGTGGCTGAGAACGTGTTGGACAGACAATTTGTCGCATCACACAAAGACCAGAAATGGATCACCGACTTGACCTTTTTACCTACCCATGAAGGGTGGCTGTATCTCAGTGTCATCCTGGACGTATTTTCCAGAAGAGTGGTGGGTTGGGCCTTTGGGACGACCCTGGAGACCAAACTAGCGATTTCTGCCCTGCAGATGGCTCAGGAGACCCGGAAACCTGCTGCAGGCCTCTTGCATCACAGTGACCGGGGGTGCCAGTACCCCTCCCAGGAGTATCAGCGAGCTCTACAAGACATGCAAGCCACGTGCAGCATGAGTCGGAAAGGGAATTGCTGGGATAACGCAGCCATGGAGAGCTTCTTGGCGACCCTAAAGATGGAACTGGGTCTCGACAAGGCCATTGGAAATCGAGAAGAAACGTGCAGAATTGTGTTTTCGTGGATGATGGGCTGGTACAATCTGCGTCGAACTCACTCGGCCCTGGGGTATCTGTCCCCAGCCAACTTTGAAGCACAACATTGTGGATGA
- a CDS encoding IS110 family transposase — translation MQPAHKVIRNLGDTERPSTKEYLMSETWYLGIDISCDTFDFALLDAQEKVLKGDRLPNTPTGFSALMDVLGSCGAAVSQLHACMEATGVYYQQLAYFLHAAGVKLSVMNPAQIHAFGKSLLRRAKTDRMDAQLIALFAIRQQPHSWVPQTDLLAELQCLTRARDELTTSIVQLKNKKHTAGHAFYAMDFLEEQRQAQLELLERQQKDLERKIKELIQRDQQVKQQLDSLLSLPGVGFKIATVFLSETSLMNFESGSKLVAFAGLNPQIQESGKYRGHASISKKGNTRLRKAAYQAAVCSVKTQSFFSSFYKRLRAKGKPAKVAFVALAHKILCTALAVVKQQSTYQEDFHRLHLCLPEEPTK, via the coding sequence TTGCAGCCTGCACACAAAGTTATCCGCAACCTGGGCGACACCGAGAGACCTTCCACCAAGGAGTATCTCATGTCTGAGACGTGGTATCTGGGGATTGACATCAGCTGTGACACCTTTGACTTCGCCTTGTTGGATGCCCAGGAAAAGGTGTTGAAAGGGGATCGGCTGCCCAACACACCCACAGGATTCTCTGCCCTGATGGATGTACTGGGTTCTTGTGGGGCAGCTGTCAGTCAGCTTCATGCCTGCATGGAGGCGACTGGAGTGTATTACCAGCAGCTGGCCTATTTTCTACACGCTGCAGGCGTAAAGCTCAGTGTGATGAATCCGGCCCAAATTCATGCCTTTGGAAAAAGTTTGCTCAGAAGGGCAAAAACAGACCGCATGGATGCCCAGCTCATTGCCCTTTTTGCAATCAGACAACAACCCCACTCTTGGGTTCCTCAAACGGACTTGCTGGCCGAACTGCAGTGCCTGACCCGGGCCAGAGACGAGTTGACCACCAGCATCGTGCAACTGAAAAACAAAAAGCATACGGCTGGACATGCCTTTTATGCCATGGATTTTCTGGAAGAACAAAGGCAAGCACAGCTTGAATTGCTGGAACGGCAGCAAAAGGACCTGGAACGCAAAATCAAAGAACTGATCCAGAGGGACCAACAGGTCAAGCAGCAACTGGACTCGCTGCTCTCCTTGCCGGGTGTAGGCTTCAAGATTGCCACTGTTTTCCTGTCTGAAACGTCTTTGATGAACTTTGAGTCGGGGAGCAAGCTGGTGGCATTTGCCGGACTGAATCCTCAGATTCAAGAGTCCGGCAAATATCGAGGCCATGCCTCGATCAGCAAGAAAGGCAATACAAGACTTAGGAAGGCGGCTTACCAGGCAGCAGTGTGTTCAGTCAAAACGCAAAGCTTCTTTTCGTCTTTCTACAAAAGGCTCAGAGCAAAGGGCAAGCCTGCCAAAGTGGCTTTTGTTGCTCTCGCACATAAGATCCTTTGTACAGCCTTGGCAGTGGTCAAGCAGCAGAGCACCTATCAGGAAGATTTCCATCGCTTACACCTGTGTCTTCCAGAAGAACCCACTAAGTGA
- a CDS encoding transposase yields MRKTPTKYTADFKLHAVQLALQPGVTQTRVAQDLGIPNQILGRWIKKHKEAQEQGRPVFTGRGVPALTEQEKRIKELEKEVEILRIEREILKRAAKFFAAEME; encoded by the coding sequence ATGCGCAAAACGCCCACCAAATACACCGCCGATTTCAAGCTTCATGCCGTCCAGCTGGCCTTACAGCCTGGGGTCACCCAGACCCGAGTGGCACAGGACCTGGGCATTCCCAACCAGATTCTGGGCCGCTGGATCAAAAAGCACAAGGAAGCTCAAGAGCAGGGTCGCCCGGTCTTTACCGGAAGAGGCGTGCCAGCTTTAACCGAGCAGGAAAAGCGCATCAAGGAACTGGAGAAGGAGGTGGAAATCCTGCGTATAGAAAGGGAAATTTTAAAGCGGGCGGCGAAATTCTTCGCGGCCGAAATGGAGTGA